The following coding sequences lie in one Amycolatopsis cihanbeyliensis genomic window:
- the tgmA gene encoding putative ATP-grasp-modified RiPP: MPVHQHERPTETGAFPSSGHFPLGRRFGMVDTAPEPASPVRPFGLTLGTRPRQVTPLNPADIGYDEDAQMGLMRDDGGQLVPMSRHTDGQTNTVTDGGDGRYTNKDSDTDHRED, translated from the coding sequence ATGCCCGTACACCAGCACGAACGCCCGACCGAGACGGGCGCGTTCCCGTCGTCGGGTCACTTCCCGCTCGGTCGACGGTTCGGCATGGTCGACACGGCCCCTGAACCGGCGTCACCCGTGCGCCCGTTCGGGCTCACGTTGGGCACGCGGCCACGTCAGGTCACGCCGCTGAACCCCGCCGACATCGGTTATGACGAGGATGCCCAAATGGGCTTGATGCGCGACGACGGGGGCCAGTTGGTCCCGATGAGTCGTCACACGGACGGCCAGACCAACACCGTGACCGATGGAGGTGACGGCCGGTACACCAACAAAGACAGTGACACCGACCATCGGGAGGATTGA
- a CDS encoding helix-turn-helix domain-containing protein — MGDQAELQEGHQVVDHRSDPSALRFLIGHDLRVAREQAGLKQSEAAKALGCSQAKINYLETGKTQQKPDEVTALLRSYGADVEHVDRMASLAARADQGTWWAPFGDVLPNWFRTFVGLEGLAAAEFTYESLLLPGQLQTPDYASALLVGNLQVPPMDAPQVVRARMARQRLADDANPLRFRAVIEEYVLDRIVGGPRVMRTQLEHLLTHMQRDNVELHVMPVTVAVHDGLDGDFLLLDFDEAQSIGYIEYPTGAIYVQDQDQVAAYTLSADRLCAAALSVSDSADAIAARIETLATSSED, encoded by the coding sequence GTGGGTGACCAGGCCGAGCTGCAGGAGGGACACCAAGTGGTCGACCATCGCTCCGATCCGTCCGCGCTGCGCTTTCTGATCGGGCACGACCTACGGGTGGCGCGAGAACAGGCCGGCTTGAAACAGTCCGAGGCCGCCAAGGCGCTCGGCTGTAGCCAGGCGAAGATCAACTATCTGGAGACCGGCAAGACGCAGCAGAAACCCGACGAAGTGACCGCGCTGCTCCGCTCCTACGGTGCGGACGTGGAACACGTCGACCGCATGGCCTCGCTGGCGGCACGTGCCGATCAGGGCACCTGGTGGGCACCCTTCGGTGACGTGCTGCCCAACTGGTTCAGGACCTTCGTTGGGCTGGAGGGGCTTGCCGCCGCCGAGTTCACCTACGAATCCCTCTTGTTGCCCGGTCAACTCCAGACGCCTGACTACGCATCCGCGCTGCTTGTTGGCAATCTCCAGGTCCCACCGATGGACGCACCGCAGGTCGTTCGCGCTCGCATGGCACGGCAGCGACTCGCCGACGACGCCAACCCGTTGCGCTTCCGTGCTGTCATCGAGGAATACGTCCTTGATCGCATCGTAGGCGGCCCACGGGTCATGCGGACGCAACTGGAACACCTGCTCACCCACATGCAACGTGACAATGTCGAGCTGCATGTCATGCCGGTCACCGTCGCGGTTCATGACGGGCTCGACGGTGACTTCCTGCTTCTGGACTTCGACGAAGCCCAGAGCATCGGCTACATCGAGTACCCCACGGGCGCCATCTACGTACAGGATCAAGATCAAGTCGCGGCGTATACTTTGTCAGCGGACCGGTTGTGCGCCGCAGCGCTGTCGGTGTCTGATTCCGCCGACGCCATCGCCGCGCGCATCGAAACCTTGGCAACGAGTTCGGAGGACTGA
- a CDS encoding DUF397 domain-containing protein yields MTTADRLAWRTASYSSAGENCVEVAPIADGVVIRHSKHPTAGTITFPFGAWATFVHDARKGLASTNGVAAITTIGTDTVVRSLTTTIELYFDAEEWSAFLAGAADGEFDFTRCLAATT; encoded by the coding sequence ATGACAACCGCCGACCGCCTCGCGTGGCGAACGGCCAGCTATAGCAGCGCTGGTGAGAACTGCGTCGAGGTGGCCCCGATAGCGGATGGCGTGGTGATCCGACACAGCAAGCACCCCACCGCCGGAACGATCACCTTCCCGTTCGGTGCGTGGGCAACATTTGTCCACGACGCCCGTAAGGGACTAGCCAGCACGAACGGCGTCGCCGCCATCACGACGATCGGCACCGACACCGTCGTGCGGTCGCTCACAACCACCATCGAACTGTACTTCGACGCCGAGGAGTGGTCCGCCTTCCTCGCCGGAGCGGCAGACGGCGAGTTCGATTTCACCAGGTGTCTTGCTGCCACTACCTGA
- a CDS encoding DeoR/GlpR family DNA-binding transcription regulator: MLASQRRSRILEEVQRSGAVRVSALVEHLGVSDMTIRRDLEVLAQEGRLQKVHGGAVLPGGPSIEEPGFAAKSGRQNPEKQAIAAEALRLVEPGMAIGLSGGTTTWTFARLLRDVADITVVTNSVQVADLFSGEPRTDQTVVLTGGIRTPSEALVGPFAVSAIRSVNLDLMFMGVHGMDLRSGFTTPNLVEAETDRAFVETSRRFVVLADHTKYGVLGISTIAGIDAADVLITDSGLAEEHRIVLRERVGELVVVDAGPGTGDEAEEPPA; the protein is encoded by the coding sequence ATGCTGGCCAGCCAACGGCGCTCCCGAATCCTGGAGGAGGTGCAGCGCAGCGGTGCCGTGCGGGTGAGCGCACTCGTCGAGCACCTCGGCGTCTCGGATATGACGATCCGGCGTGACCTCGAGGTGCTGGCTCAGGAAGGCCGGCTACAGAAGGTGCACGGCGGGGCGGTGCTGCCCGGCGGGCCGAGCATCGAGGAGCCGGGCTTCGCCGCGAAGTCCGGCAGGCAGAACCCGGAGAAGCAGGCCATCGCGGCCGAGGCGCTGCGGTTGGTCGAACCCGGGATGGCGATAGGGCTTTCCGGCGGCACCACCACGTGGACCTTCGCCCGGCTGCTGCGCGACGTAGCCGATATCACCGTGGTCACCAACTCCGTGCAGGTCGCCGACCTGTTCTCGGGTGAGCCACGCACGGACCAGACGGTGGTGCTCACCGGTGGCATCCGCACGCCCTCGGAGGCGCTGGTGGGCCCGTTCGCGGTGTCGGCGATCCGTTCGGTGAACCTCGACCTGATGTTCATGGGCGTGCACGGGATGGACCTGCGCAGCGGGTTCACCACGCCGAACCTGGTCGAGGCGGAGACCGACCGCGCGTTCGTCGAGACCTCCCGCCGGTTCGTGGTCCTCGCCGACCACACAAAGTACGGGGTGCTGGGTATCTCGACCATCGCCGGCATCGACGCCGCCGACGTGCTGATCACCGACTCCGGGCTGGCCGAGGAGCACCGGATCGTGCTGCGCGAGCGGGTCGGCGAGCTGGTCGTGGTGGACGCCGGCCCCGGTACGGGTGACGAGGCCGAGGAGCCCCCGGCGTAA
- a CDS encoding ABC transporter permease, whose product MTTTVAAAPAGSGGTRARVARVAQRQGALVILVASVLAATLAFDSFGTAGNLENIALQASFLAVVALGMTFVIMSGGIDLSVGSVFALGGVLAAWGSRYGTLAALLVPLVVCGAIGLVQGLVIARGGLPPFIVTLAGLLFARGLLLLISDEGATTYKVPPGSAFRELAQGGLLGIGYPIWIVLVAFGIGGLLLRRSSYGSTVLAIGGQEDAADLMGLPVLRTKVIAYTTCGVLAGFGGLLMASYTSSGVTVLGVGMELEVISAVVLGGTLLTGGAGTVLGSLVGVLLLQVIRNVINQVGSLNSNWQAVISGTILLVVVTAQRWLAKVEGR is encoded by the coding sequence ATGACGACAACGGTGGCGGCCGCGCCTGCCGGCTCCGGCGGCACCAGGGCGCGCGTGGCGCGGGTGGCACAGCGGCAGGGCGCGCTGGTGATCCTGGTGGCTTCCGTGCTCGCCGCGACCCTCGCCTTCGACTCCTTCGGCACCGCGGGAAACCTGGAGAACATCGCGCTGCAGGCGTCCTTCCTCGCGGTGGTCGCGCTCGGCATGACCTTCGTGATCATGTCCGGCGGGATCGACCTCTCGGTCGGCTCGGTGTTCGCGCTCGGCGGGGTGCTGGCCGCGTGGGGTTCGCGGTACGGCACCCTGGCGGCGCTGCTGGTGCCGCTGGTGGTGTGCGGCGCGATCGGGCTCGTCCAGGGCCTGGTGATCGCCAGGGGCGGGCTGCCCCCGTTCATCGTCACGCTCGCCGGGTTGCTGTTCGCCCGCGGCCTGCTGTTGCTGATCAGCGACGAGGGCGCCACGACGTACAAGGTGCCGCCGGGCTCGGCGTTCCGCGAGCTGGCGCAGGGCGGCTTGCTGGGCATCGGCTACCCGATCTGGATCGTGCTGGTGGCCTTCGGCATCGGCGGCCTGCTGCTGCGCCGCAGCTCGTACGGGTCCACGGTGCTCGCCATCGGCGGGCAGGAGGACGCGGCGGACCTGATGGGCCTTCCGGTGCTGCGGACCAAGGTGATCGCCTACACCACCTGCGGCGTGCTGGCCGGGTTCGGCGGCCTGCTGATGGCCTCCTACACCTCCTCCGGGGTCACCGTCCTCGGCGTCGGGATGGAACTCGAGGTGATCTCCGCGGTCGTGCTGGGCGGCACGTTGCTGACCGGCGGGGCGGGCACGGTGCTGGGTTCGCTGGTGGGCGTCCTGCTGCTGCAGGTCATCCGCAACGTGATCAACCAGGTGGGTTCGCTGAACTCCAACTGGCAGGCCGTGATCAGTGGCACGATCCTGCTGGTGGTGGTCACCGCGCAGCGGTGGCTGGCGAAGGTGGAGGGCCGGTAG
- a CDS encoding ABC transporter permease, giving the protein MSERLASKPRSREKPERPRRRRIDPDWIRRNGVYVALVLLLAINVAITDNFVSDATLRLQLIQVTPVLIVALGMALVIGTQGIDLSVGAVMALAAALIPLYIGYGTGVAIAIAVLAGGVSGALAGTLVARIGVQPIIATLGIMVAGRGVANLFGGEIKSIRDPGMVALGSGSLLGVPYVVVIAAVVAAVTWFLVRRSNFGRQLVAIGGNKRAAELGGLPVPRVLLTTYILCGLLAALAGVLLAARSQASDPTKVGLLVELSAITAVVLGGTPLSGGQVRIAGTIAGALLMQLITATLIFHDIPDSTAQIAQAVIVVAAVYVQLGRRKARP; this is encoded by the coding sequence ATGAGTGAACGGCTGGCCAGCAAGCCGCGGTCGCGCGAGAAACCGGAGCGCCCGCGGCGCCGGCGGATCGACCCGGACTGGATCCGGCGCAACGGCGTCTACGTGGCGCTGGTGTTGCTCCTGGCGATCAACGTCGCGATCACGGACAACTTCGTCAGCGACGCGACCCTGCGACTACAGCTCATCCAGGTGACCCCGGTGCTCATCGTGGCGCTGGGGATGGCGCTGGTCATCGGCACCCAGGGCATCGACCTCTCGGTGGGGGCGGTGATGGCGCTGGCCGCCGCCCTGATCCCGCTCTACATCGGCTACGGCACGGGCGTGGCGATCGCGATCGCGGTGCTCGCGGGCGGGGTGAGCGGTGCGCTCGCGGGCACCCTCGTGGCGCGGATCGGGGTGCAGCCGATCATCGCCACGCTCGGCATCATGGTCGCCGGGCGCGGGGTCGCGAACCTGTTCGGCGGCGAGATCAAGAGTATCCGTGACCCCGGGATGGTCGCGCTGGGCTCGGGGAGCCTGCTCGGTGTCCCGTATGTGGTGGTGATCGCGGCCGTGGTCGCGGCGGTGACCTGGTTCCTGGTGCGCCGCAGCAATTTCGGCAGGCAGCTGGTGGCGATCGGCGGCAACAAGCGGGCCGCGGAGCTCGGCGGGCTTCCGGTACCCAGGGTGCTACTGACCACATACATCCTGTGTGGACTGCTCGCCGCGCTGGCCGGGGTGCTGCTGGCGGCCCGTTCGCAGGCCAGCGACCCGACCAAGGTGGGGCTGCTGGTCGAGCTGTCCGCGATCACCGCCGTGGTGCTGGGCGGCACACCGCTGTCCGGTGGGCAGGTGCGGATCGCGGGCACCATCGCCGGCGCGCTGCTGATGCAGCTCATCACCGCCACGCTGATCTTCCACGACATCCCCGACTCCACGGCGCAGATCGCGCAGGCCGTGATCGTGGTGGCCGCGGTCTACGTGCAACTCGGGCGCAGGAAGGCGAGACCATGA
- a CDS encoding sugar ABC transporter ATP-binding protein, protein MLETEGVTKSFGGVHALRGVDFSLARGEIHALVGENGAGKSTLIKVLTGVHRPDSGAVRFAGAEVEFHRPAEAQRAGISTIYQEVNLVPLLSVARNVFLGREPRTRFGLIDTAKMNRGAAELVGSLGVDIDVTGELGRLGLGVQQMVALARAMSVDSRVVIMDEPTSSLEAKEVATLFQVARDLAGRGVGIVFVSHRLDELWRLCDRVTVLRDGRRVHTGPMTELDRVTLVAHMLGRDAGEVARGGATGFEGKHDRDREPVLTADGLEVRNRLHGVGLSVRPGEVLGLGGLLGSGRSETVKAVYGALPVRSGSVEVGGRRVRPNSVRHALRAGIALLSEDRKAEGIIPGLSVRDNIALAVLPRLSRAGILSERRIDELVDTFVRRLRIKVANPRQPVRELSGGNQQKVLIARWLCTEPTVFLLDEPTRGIDVGAKAEVQALIDELAGQGLAVVLVSSEMDELVEGADRILVLHDGTVTGELAGDRMTGAALLAALAGHAGSGEEGSDE, encoded by the coding sequence GTGCTCGAGACCGAGGGTGTGACCAAGTCGTTCGGCGGCGTGCACGCGCTGCGGGGTGTGGACTTCTCGCTCGCGCGGGGCGAGATCCACGCCCTGGTCGGTGAGAACGGCGCCGGTAAGTCCACATTGATCAAGGTGTTGACCGGTGTGCACCGGCCGGACTCCGGTGCGGTGCGGTTCGCCGGTGCGGAGGTCGAGTTCCACCGGCCCGCCGAGGCCCAGCGGGCCGGGATCTCCACGATCTACCAGGAGGTCAACCTCGTCCCGCTGCTGTCGGTGGCCCGCAACGTGTTCCTCGGCCGCGAGCCGCGTACCCGGTTCGGCCTCATCGACACGGCAAAGATGAACCGCGGGGCCGCCGAGCTGGTCGGGTCCCTCGGTGTCGATATCGACGTCACCGGGGAACTCGGCCGCCTCGGCCTCGGGGTGCAGCAGATGGTGGCGCTCGCGCGGGCGATGTCGGTGGACAGCCGGGTGGTCATCATGGACGAGCCGACCTCCTCCCTCGAGGCCAAGGAGGTCGCGACGCTGTTCCAGGTGGCGCGCGACCTCGCCGGCCGCGGCGTCGGGATCGTGTTCGTCTCGCACCGGCTGGACGAGCTGTGGCGGCTGTGCGACCGGGTCACGGTGCTGCGCGACGGCAGGCGGGTGCACACCGGCCCGATGACCGAGCTGGACCGGGTCACCCTGGTCGCGCACATGCTCGGCCGGGACGCGGGCGAGGTGGCGCGCGGCGGGGCGACCGGCTTCGAAGGCAAGCACGACCGGGATCGCGAACCCGTGCTCACCGCGGACGGCCTCGAGGTCCGCAACCGGCTGCACGGCGTCGGGCTGTCCGTACGGCCGGGGGAGGTGCTCGGCCTCGGCGGGTTACTCGGCTCCGGTCGCAGCGAGACGGTCAAGGCGGTGTACGGGGCGCTGCCCGTCCGGTCCGGGAGCGTCGAGGTCGGCGGCAGGCGGGTGCGGCCGAACTCGGTGCGGCACGCGCTGCGCGCCGGGATCGCGCTGCTGTCCGAGGACCGCAAGGCCGAGGGCATCATCCCCGGCCTCTCGGTGCGCGACAACATCGCACTGGCCGTGCTGCCGCGGCTGTCCCGGGCCGGCATCCTGTCCGAGCGGCGGATCGACGAGCTGGTGGACACCTTCGTGCGTCGCCTGCGGATCAAGGTGGCGAACCCGAGGCAGCCGGTGCGGGAGCTGTCCGGTGGTAACCAGCAGAAGGTGTTGATCGCCCGCTGGTTGTGCACCGAACCCACGGTGTTCCTGCTGGACGAGCCCACCCGTGGCATCGACGTCGGGGCCAAGGCCGAGGTGCAGGCGCTGATCGACGAGCTGGCCGGGCAGGGGCTCGCGGTGGTGCTGGTCTCGAGCGAGATGGACGAGCTGGTCGAGGGCGCCGACCGCATCCTGGTGCTGCACGACGGCACCGTGACGGGGGAGCTGGCCGGGGACCGGATGACCGGCGCCGCGCTGCTCGCGGCGCTGGCCGGGCACGCCGGATCCGGCGAGGAGGGTTCGGATGAGTGA
- a CDS encoding ABC transporter substrate-binding protein — translation MTSTTPPRHRRLLASAAVLGLALVGCTNPGTNEEAAPVGGNDGGDQQVVKESSGEGCTLADYGAEKIDLGEAVVGFSQSEPDTAAFRAAETKSIRQAAEQAGVRDLLVTNANNELPKQIADIQNMLSQGVDFLIVAPVNSDGLDPALNAAKQRGVPVLTIDRKVTNTHCADYVAFLGSDFYEQGRRAADALNEVTGGTAKVAVLLGSSGNNVTEDRNSGFQDQVRERYSDLEIVAEQTANFARDEGQAVAEQLLQSNPDIDAIYAHNDEMALGAVTAVQAAGLDPGQDVRIVSIDGTRNAVQAIVDGDINAVIESNPRFGPLAFETAEKFYAGEPIPEDVIIEDDEYNAENAEANIGDAF, via the coding sequence ATGACCAGTACGACACCGCCACGCCACCGGCGCCTGCTCGCCTCCGCCGCCGTGCTCGGGCTGGCGCTGGTGGGGTGCACCAACCCTGGCACGAACGAGGAGGCGGCACCCGTGGGGGGCAACGACGGGGGCGATCAGCAGGTCGTCAAGGAGAGCTCCGGCGAGGGCTGCACGCTGGCGGACTACGGCGCCGAGAAGATCGACCTCGGCGAGGCCGTGGTCGGGTTCTCCCAGTCCGAACCGGACACCGCCGCCTTCCGCGCCGCGGAGACGAAGTCCATCCGCCAGGCCGCCGAGCAGGCCGGGGTGCGCGACCTGCTCGTCACCAACGCCAACAACGAGCTGCCCAAGCAGATCGCCGACATCCAGAACATGCTGAGCCAGGGAGTCGACTTCCTCATCGTGGCGCCGGTGAACTCGGACGGGCTGGATCCGGCCCTGAACGCCGCCAAGCAGCGGGGCGTTCCGGTACTCACCATCGACCGCAAGGTCACCAACACCCACTGCGCGGACTACGTCGCCTTCCTCGGCTCGGACTTCTACGAGCAGGGAAGGCGGGCGGCGGACGCCTTGAACGAGGTAACCGGTGGCACGGCGAAGGTCGCCGTCCTGCTCGGCTCCTCGGGCAACAACGTCACCGAGGACCGCAACTCCGGTTTCCAGGACCAGGTGCGGGAACGCTACTCCGACCTGGAGATCGTCGCGGAGCAGACAGCGAACTTCGCCAGGGACGAGGGGCAGGCGGTCGCCGAGCAACTGTTGCAGTCCAATCCGGACATCGATGCCATCTACGCGCACAACGACGAGATGGCACTCGGTGCGGTCACCGCTGTGCAGGCCGCCGGCCTGGACCCCGGCCAGGACGTCAGGATCGTGTCGATCGACGGTACCCGCAACGCCGTGCAAGCCATCGTGGACGGTGACATCAACGCGGTCATCGAGTCGAACCCGCGGTTCGGCCCGCTGGCCTTCGAGACGGCCGAGAAGTTCTACGCCGGCGAGCCGATCCCCGAGGACGTGATCATCGAGGACGACGAGTACAACGCGGAGAACGCCGAGGCCAACATCGGCGACGCCTTCTAG